CGGCTTCTTCTACCTGTCCGACCTCAAGTTCCTGGCCGAGATGGGCCTGCTGCTCACGCTGCTGATGACCTTCAACAAGTTCGGCGCCCTGATCGTGGTGCCGGCGCTGGTGAAGGTGATCCGCCCGGCCTTCCTGCTCGACCGCGTGCCCCGCACCATCATGTCGACCGAGCAGGCGCGCGCCGCGACGCGGTCGCTGACCACCGACCGCTAGCCGCGCCCTCGTCCCGCATCACACGAACGGCGGACCGACCGACCCCAAGGAGGCAGTCTCAATGCGTTATTCACGACAGATCGCAGCGACCGCGGCGTTCCTGGCCGGCCTGGCTGCGCTCGCGCCCTGCACGCCGAGCGCCGGCGCGGCGGATGCCGGCGCCGACGGCAAGGAGTGGATCCTCGACAGCAACAACTGGCAGCAGGCCGAGGGCATGCTGCCGCCGGTGGTGCTCGAGCGGGTCAAAAAGGGCGACTACTGGTACAAGGTCGTCCCCGTCGACCCCGATCAGTTCAAGCACAATTACTCGCAGAAGTTCTGGGACGCGAGCGAGGCCAATGCCGGCAAGTTCGACCTCGATCCCAATACCTGCGGTCTCAAGGACGTGAAGACCGGCAAGGTGCCTGACTTCTACTTCGGCTACCCCTTCCCGAAGATCGACCCGAAGGAACCGCTCGCCGCGTGCAAGATGGCGTGGAATTTCGACGCCGCCAACTCGATGGGCGAGGGCCAGGGCGCCACGTTCACGCTCAACGGCATCGACACCAGTGGCGAGTTCAAGCGCATCAAGCTGTGGCTGCACACCATGGCGTTCCTCGGCCGCCACGGCGGGCCGATCGAGAACCCGGAGGGGCTGCGGGCGACGTCGCTCTCCAACGTCCTCGAACCGCAGGACGTCGACGGCGTCGGCGGCCTGACCAAGCGCGTCAACGACTGGGACTCGCAGGACAAGTCGTGGTTCTACGTCCCCGCCACCCGCCGCGTCCGCCGCGTCAACGCCGCCACCCGCTCCGATCCCGTCGCCGGCCTCGACATCTTCGCCGACGACCTCAACTGCTACGGCGGCAAGGTCGAGTACTACAAGTGGAAGGTCATCGGCGAGCAGAACATCCTGGCGCCGCTCCTGAGCCCGAAGCCGCTGGCGCAGAAGAAGACCAGCTCGCCGAGCCGCTTCGAGGTCGAGATCCCCTACTTCAAGGGCGCCTACGAGACGCCGGGCGCCAAGGGCATCCCCTGGCTGGTGGTCGACAACCTGGTGCTGGTGCCGCGCCCGGTCTACGTGCTCGAGGGCGAGTCGACCGACCCGTACTACAACTTCGGCAAGGTGATCATGTACATGGACAAGGACATGTACCGGATCTACTGGAAGCTGGTGCACAACCGCGCCGGCGAGTACTTCTACAACGCCATGTGCGCCTACCACTTCTCCAAGAACGACGATGGCACGTTCACCGCCGTCACCCCGAACATGGTGGTGGGCGTGAACGACAAGACCAACCGCGCCTGCCTGGCCGGCCGGTACAGCTCGCAGTTCATCGAGCGCGACTATCCGGACGACTACTTCTCGCTGCGCACCCTGACCCACATCTCCGACTGATCCAGGAGCGCGACCAGCGCCTCACGGAAAAAGAAGAGGGGGCGGAGTGATCCGCCCCCTCTGTCTTTTTGGCCGACCGCGAACCGCTCAGCCGCCGCTCAGCCGCTCCCGGAGCAGGCGGCCGAAGTAGCCCTCCTGCTCCCGCCCGGCGATGAGCTCGAATTCCCCCTTGTCGAGCCAGAGGCCGCCGCAACTCGGGCACTCGTCCACGGTCACGTCGTGGTGCACCCGCTCCACGAGCTCCGAGTGGCAGCGCGGGCACTGCATGGTCGCCGTCGGCTTCTGCAGTGCCTGCCGGCGCTGCTGCCGCATCTTCTCCAGCAGCTCTCGGTCGCGCCGGCCGAAGTAGTCGTCTTCCTGCCCCTTCTGCCGGTCCCGGAGCTTGTCGCCGAACCGGTCCCGCTCAGTGTCCGCCATCGTCCTCGCTCCTTCCTGATCGTCGGCGCCGCTGCCCGCCGGACATCGAGATCGTGTAGCAGGTCAGAGCGACCCTGTCGCCCAGCCGATTCTCGCCCGCGGCGTTGCGCCGGTGCACTTCGTGCTTACCATCGCCGCGTCGATTTGTGCAGCCGGTCGACAATCCGCCGCACCAAGAAGGAGCCCATGAATCTCAACCGCCTGACCGAACGGTCGCAGGAAGCGATACGCGACGCCCAGGGACTCGCGACTCGGGCCGGCAACCAGGGCGTCGACGTGGAGCACCTGCTCCTCGCCCTGCTCCAGCAGCGCGAGGGCATCGCCGGGGCGCTGCTGCAGGCCGCCGGGGCCGATCCGAGCGCTCTGCAGGCGCGCCTCCAGCAGGAGGTCGACCGCCTGCCCAAGGTGAGCGGCCCGGCCGCCCGGCCGGACCAGGTATTCGTCACCCAGCGGTTGAGCCAACTCATGACCAAGGCCGAGGACGAGGCCACGGCGCTGAAGGACGATTACGTCAGCGTCGAGCATCTGATCCTCGCAGCCCAGGCCGACGGCGGAGCGACCGGGCGTCTGTTCCGTGAGCAGCGCCTCACCCGCGACGCCCTGATGAGCGCCCTGCAGAAAGTGCGCGGCAGCCAGCGGGTGACCAGCCAGAATCCCGAGGGCACCTACCAGGCGCTCGAGAAGTACGGGCGCGATCTGACCAAGCTGGCCGCGCTCGGCAAGGTCGATCCGGTGATCGGCCGCGACGAGGAGATCCGCCGCGTCATCCAGGTCCTGTCCCGCCGCACCAAGAACAACCCGGTGCTCATCGGCGAGCCCGGCGTCGGCAAGACCGCCATCGTCGAGGGCCTCGCCCACCGTATCGTCCGCAAGGACGTGCCCGAGGGCCTGAAGGATCGCCGCCTGGTCGCGCTCGACATGGGCGCGCTGATCGCCGGCGCCAAGTTCCGCGGCGAGTTCGAGGAGCGTCTCAAGGCGGTGTTGAAGGAGGTCCAGGACGCCGCTGGCGAGGTGATTCTGTTCATCGACGAGCTGCATACGGTCGTCGGCGCCGGCGCCGCCGAGGGCGCCATGGACGCGGGCAACCTGCTGAAGCCCATGCTGGCGCGCGGCGAGCTGCACTGCATCGGCGCCACCACCCTCGACGAGTACCGCAAGCACATCGAGAAGGACGCCGCCCTGGAACGGCGCTTCCAGCCCGTGCTGGTGGATGAGCCGACCGTCGAGGACACGATCTCGATCCTCCGCGGCCTCCGCGAGCGCTACGAGATCCACCACGGCGTGCGCATCAAGGACAGCGCCATCGTCGGGGCGGCGACGCTCTCGCACCGCTACATCACCGATCGCTTCCTGCCCGACAAGGCGATCGATCTGGTCGATGAGGCGGCCGCCAAGCTGCGCACCGAGAACGATTCGATGCCCGCCGAGCTCGACGAGGCCTCGCGCCGCGTCATGCAGCTCGAAATCGAGCGCGAGGCGCTCAAGAAGGAGACCGATGCCGCGTCGCGCGACCGGCTCGCCAAGCTGGAGAAGGAGCTGGCCGAGCTGCGCGAGGAGACCGACGGCCTGCGCGCCCGCTGGCAGCAGGAGAAGGAGGCGATCGGCAAGCTGCGCTCGATCCGCGAGGCGATCGAGAACACCAAGCAGGAAATCGACCAGGCGGAGCGGAGCTACGACCTCAACCGCGCCGCCGAGCTCAAGTACGGCAAGGTGATCGAGCTCGAGAAGCAGCTCGCCGCCGAGGAGCAGCGGCTGCAGGCGGGCGGCGCCAGCCGGCTGATGAAGGAGGAGGTCGACGAGGAGGACATCGCCGAGGTGGTGGCACGCTGGACCGGCATTCCCGTCAGCCGTCTCATGGAGGGTGAGGTGCAGAAGCTCCTGCAGCTCGAGGCGCAGTTGCACCAGCGGGTCATCGGCCAGGATGAGGCGGTGCGCGCCGTCGCCGACGCCGTCATCCGCGCCCGCTCCGGACTGAAGGATCCCAACCGCCCGATCGGCTCGTTCATCTTCCTGGGGCCGACCGGCGTCGGCAAGACGGAGGTCGCGCGCGCGCTCGCCGAGTGCATGTTCGACGACGAGGGCGCGATGATCCGCCTCGACATGTCGGAATACATGGAGAAGCACACCGTCGCCCGGCTGATCGGCGCCCCGCCGGGCTACGTCGGCTACGAGGAGGGCGGCCAGCTCACCGAGGCGGTTCGCCGCCGGCCGTACAGCGTCATCCTGTTCGATGAGATCGAGAAGGCCCATCACGACGTGTTCAACGTCCTGCTGCAGATCCTCGACGACGGCCGGCTCACCGACGGCCAGGGCCGCACGGTGGACTTCAAGAACACGGTCGTGATCATGACCTCCAACGTCGGCAGCCCGATCATCCTCGGCTACCGCGGCGGCGCCGACCCGCAGGCGCACGAACGGATGCGCGAGGAAGTGCTGGAGGCGCTGCGGCAGCAGTTCCGGCCCGAGTTCCTCAACCGCGTCGACGAGATCGTGGTCTTCCAGGCCCTCAGCCGCGAGCAACTCAAGCGCATCGTCGAGATCCAGTTGGCGCGACTGCGCACCCGCCTGGCGGAGCGCGCGATCGAGCTCACGCTCACCGATCGGGCGCTCGAGCACTTCGCCACCGTCGGCTACGATCCGGTCTACGGCGCCCGGCCCCTCAAGCGCCTGCTGCAGCGCGAGCTCGAGACCACCCTCGGCCGTCGCATCATCGCCGGGGAGATCCGCGACCACAGCCGCGTCGCGGTCGACGCCGAGCACGGCGAGCTCCGCTTCTCCTCCGAACCGCTCCCGAGCGCGGCATGAACCGAGCGGGCAGCGCGGATCTCGCGGCCGGGACGCCCCTCGCCCGTGAGATCCGCGATTCCGCCCGCGCTCACCCGGTCGCGAGGTTGGCCGGCATCACCGCCGGCAGCGTCCGCCGGTAGCTGGCGTAGCGATTGAGGATCCGCTCGACGTACCCGACCACCGCGCGCCCCTGGGCGAAGCCGTGGCGCGTCGCCGACGCCACCTGCGGCTCCTCGAGCAGGCCGACCATGACGTCCATCGCCCCGTCCCAGCGCAGCGGATCGTAGCCGAAGCGGCGCGCCAGCTCCTGGGCGTCGCGGACGTGCCCCATGCCCATGTTGTACGCCGCCAGCATCAGCGCCAGGCGGTCGCGCTCCGGCGCCGCCGCGTACTCCCGCACCAGGCGCTGCAGGTAGCGCACGCCGGTCCGCACGTTGGCCTCGGGCTCGTGGAAGCGCAGCTCGCCGACGTCCTCGGCCGCCGCCGGCATCACCTGCATCAACCCCACCGCGCCGGCGGAGCTGCGGCTGTCGGCATCGAAGCGCGACTCCTCGTAGATCACCGCCGAGACGAACCGCCAATCGAGCCCGGCCGCCTCCGCGTGGCGGGCGATCATTTCATCGTACGACGAGAGCACCGGCCGCACGTACTCGGGCTCGAGCTCGGGAATCGCCTGCTTGACGACCTCGTCGACCTTGATCGTCCAGCCGTCGATCTGCACCGACCAGCGCGGTCCGCTCGGGGCGGCGGCGATCACGCCGGCCGGCGCCGCATCGACCTCGGGCGTCGCTGCGGACGCGGCGACGTCATGGACCATGCGGTGGCCGACGCCGATCGCCACGAGCGCTCCCACCCAGGCCGTCACGGCGCAGCCGATGTAGAACCGGACCCCCATCGAGCCCGTACTCTGCCCAAGCCCTCTCGCGGCGGCAAGTCGCGCGCCCCTTGCGCGCGGGGGCGCGCGAGCGATGCCGCGGCAGGCGGCGCAAATTGACACACGCCGCGCTTTCCCCGTAGCTTCGCCTGGGATGGTCGAGCAGGCACACGGAGACCAGGGACTCCAGACGCGCGATCGGATCCTCGCCACCGCCGCCCGCCTCTTCTCCGAGAACGGCTATGAACACACCCCGCTCTCTCAGGTGGCGCGCGAGGCGCAGGTCAGCAAAGCGCTCGTCCTCTGGCACTTCGATTCCAAGGAGGCGCTGTTCCGCGCCGCGCTCGGGCGCACGCTCGAGCCGTATCACCTCGATCTCGAGGACCTCGAGGGCCTCGACGAACGCGCCCAGATCGAGCTGCTGATGGACCGCTTCTTCGAGTTCGTCCGCGGCAACGTCTACTCGGTGCGCTTCCTGTTCGGCCTGCTGATCCGCCCCGAGCCCAAGCGCGACGACGTCATCGGCAGGATCAGCGACCTCTACGAGCTGTTCCGCAGCGTGCTGGCCGACATCATCGAGCGCGGCCGGGCCCGCGGGATCTTCCGGGCCGACGTCAATCCCCGCCTCGACGCCTCGCTGATCCTCGTGTCGCTCGCCGGCATCCTGATCGAGCAACTGATGCGGGAGCAGGACGAATCAGCGGCGCTGATGGATCATCTCAAGCAGACCGTCTTTCGACGCTTGATCGCCTGAGGGTTAGGTCCTATAGAGGCCGCGAGCGTGGGGCGAGAGTTCCACCTCCGCGGGGCGCCCGAAGGCGCCCCGCGCCGGCTCCCACCGGCCACACCACCCCACCACCTCCGGGAAGCTCCACACCACCGCACCACCACGTGCCAGCGCTTCCCAGGTCTTGCCCGGCCTCAGCCGGCGCCCGTCACGAGCAACCGCTCGTCGCGCCACAGTTGAGGCATTTGTAGCAACTGCCGTTGCGAATCATGATCGAGCCGCAGTCGGCGCAGCTCGGCGCGTCCGACTGCGGGCTGAAACCCAGCCCGTCGACGACGTGATCGCCGACCGGCGCCGGCGCCGCGGACATCCGCTCCGCCGTCGAATCGCCGCGATCCGGCAGCGCCAACCCCACCGCCTCGCGCTGCTCGGGATTGAGGAACTTCGCCCCGAGGAAGCGGAAGATGTAGTCGATCAGCGACTTGGCGAGCGGGATCTCGGGATTCTTGGTGAACCCCGACGGCTCGAAGCGAACGTGGCTGAACTTGCTCACCAGCACGTCGAGCGGCACGCCGTACTGCAGCGCCATCGAGGTCAGGATTCCGATGGTATCCATCAGCCCGGAGATGGTGCTGCCCTCCTTGGCGATCTTGATGAACAGTTCGCCCGGGCTGCCGTCCTCGAACAGGCCGACGTGGATGTAGCCCTCGTGGCCGGCGATGTCGAACTTGTGCCGCACCGAGCGGCAGTCCTGCGGCAACCGCCGGCGCACCGGTCGTGCCTCGACCACCGGCGCCGCCACCTCGAGCGTCTTCTCGCTCCTCGCCGTGTTCAGCGGCTGCGTCCGCTTGCAGCCGTCGCGATAGATCGCCACCGCCTTCACGCCCAACTTCCAGGCGGCGATGTACGCCTCCATGATCTCGTCGACCGTCGCCTCGTGCGGCATGTTGATGGTCTTCGAGATCGCGCCCGAGATGAACGGCTGCACCGCGCCCATCATCCGCAGGTGGCCCAGATAGTGGATCGAGCGCTGGCCGCGCGCCGCCTTGAAGGCGCAGTCGAACACCGGCAGGTGCTCGTCCTTCAGGTTCGGCGCTCCCTCGATGGTGTCATGCTCGTCGATGTACTCGACGATCTCCTGCACCTCTTTCGACTCGTAGCCGAGCCGCTTCAGCGCCCGCGGCACCGTCGTGTTGACGATCTTCAGCATGCCGCCGCCGACCAGCTTCTTGTACTTCACCAGGGCGATGTCGGGCTCGACCCCGGTGGTGTCGCAATCCATCATGAAGGCGATCGTGCCGGTCGGCGCCAGCACCGTCGCCTGCGAGTTGCGGATGCCGTGTTCGCGGCCGGCCGCGTAGGCCTCGTCCCACACCGCGCGCGCCGCCGTCAGCAGCTCGAGCGGCACCAGCGACGGATCGAGCTTGTGGGTGCAGCTCCGGTGCTTGGCGATGACGCCGAGCATCGGCTCGCGATTCACGGCGTAGCCGGCGAACGGCCCGAGCTGGCCACTGATGCGCGCCGACTGCAGGTAGGCCTCGCCGCACATCAGCGCCGTGATCGCAGCGGCGTACTGGCGACCACCCTCCGAGTCGTACGGGAGGCCGAGCGACATCAGCACCGCGCCGAGATTGGCGTACCCGAGCCCGAGCTCGCGGAAGGCGCGGGCGTTGGCGCCGATCGCCTCGGTCGGGTAGCTCGAATTGTCGACCACGATGTCCTGCGCCGTGATCAGCAGGTCCACCGCGTGGCGGAACCCCTCGACGTCGAACTCGCCGGCGTCGCCCAGGAACTTGAGCAGGTTCAGCGACGCCAGATTGCACGCCGAGTTGTCGAGGTGCATGTACTCGGAGCACGGATTCGAGGCGTTGATGCGGCCGGTATTGGCGCAGGTGTTCCAGCCGTTGATGGTGGTGTCGAACTGCATGCCGGGATCGCCGCAGACGTGGG
The genomic region above belongs to bacterium and contains:
- a CDS encoding DUF1329 domain-containing protein, with the protein product MRYSRQIAATAAFLAGLAALAPCTPSAGAADAGADGKEWILDSNNWQQAEGMLPPVVLERVKKGDYWYKVVPVDPDQFKHNYSQKFWDASEANAGKFDLDPNTCGLKDVKTGKVPDFYFGYPFPKIDPKEPLAACKMAWNFDAANSMGEGQGATFTLNGIDTSGEFKRIKLWLHTMAFLGRHGGPIENPEGLRATSLSNVLEPQDVDGVGGLTKRVNDWDSQDKSWFYVPATRRVRRVNAATRSDPVAGLDIFADDLNCYGGKVEYYKWKVIGEQNILAPLLSPKPLAQKKTSSPSRFEVEIPYFKGAYETPGAKGIPWLVVDNLVLVPRPVYVLEGESTDPYYNFGKVIMYMDKDMYRIYWKLVHNRAGEYFYNAMCAYHFSKNDDGTFTAVTPNMVVGVNDKTNRACLAGRYSSQFIERDYPDDYFSLRTLTHISD
- a CDS encoding zf-TFIIB domain-containing protein, whose translation is MADTERDRFGDKLRDRQKGQEDDYFGRRDRELLEKMRQQRRQALQKPTATMQCPRCHSELVERVHHDVTVDECPSCGGLWLDKGEFELIAGREQEGYFGRLLRERLSGG
- the clpB gene encoding ATP-dependent chaperone ClpB, with translation MNLNRLTERSQEAIRDAQGLATRAGNQGVDVEHLLLALLQQREGIAGALLQAAGADPSALQARLQQEVDRLPKVSGPAARPDQVFVTQRLSQLMTKAEDEATALKDDYVSVEHLILAAQADGGATGRLFREQRLTRDALMSALQKVRGSQRVTSQNPEGTYQALEKYGRDLTKLAALGKVDPVIGRDEEIRRVIQVLSRRTKNNPVLIGEPGVGKTAIVEGLAHRIVRKDVPEGLKDRRLVALDMGALIAGAKFRGEFEERLKAVLKEVQDAAGEVILFIDELHTVVGAGAAEGAMDAGNLLKPMLARGELHCIGATTLDEYRKHIEKDAALERRFQPVLVDEPTVEDTISILRGLRERYEIHHGVRIKDSAIVGAATLSHRYITDRFLPDKAIDLVDEAAAKLRTENDSMPAELDEASRRVMQLEIEREALKKETDAASRDRLAKLEKELAELREETDGLRARWQQEKEAIGKLRSIREAIENTKQEIDQAERSYDLNRAAELKYGKVIELEKQLAAEEQRLQAGGASRLMKEEVDEEDIAEVVARWTGIPVSRLMEGEVQKLLQLEAQLHQRVIGQDEAVRAVADAVIRARSGLKDPNRPIGSFIFLGPTGVGKTEVARALAECMFDDEGAMIRLDMSEYMEKHTVARLIGAPPGYVGYEEGGQLTEAVRRRPYSVILFDEIEKAHHDVFNVLLQILDDGRLTDGQGRTVDFKNTVVIMTSNVGSPIILGYRGGADPQAHERMREEVLEALRQQFRPEFLNRVDEIVVFQALSREQLKRIVEIQLARLRTRLAERAIELTLTDRALEHFATVGYDPVYGARPLKRLLQRELETTLGRRIIAGEIRDHSRVAVDAEHGELRFSSEPLPSAA
- a CDS encoding transglycosylase SLT domain-containing protein codes for the protein MGVRFYIGCAVTAWVGALVAIGVGHRMVHDVAASAATPEVDAAPAGVIAAAPSGPRWSVQIDGWTIKVDEVVKQAIPELEPEYVRPVLSSYDEMIARHAEAAGLDWRFVSAVIYEESRFDADSRSSAGAVGLMQVMPAAAEDVGELRFHEPEANVRTGVRYLQRLVREYAAAPERDRLALMLAAYNMGMGHVRDAQELARRFGYDPLRWDGAMDVMVGLLEEPQVASATRHGFAQGRAVVGYVERILNRYASYRRTLPAVMPANLATG
- a CDS encoding TetR/AcrR family transcriptional regulator, yielding MVEQAHGDQGLQTRDRILATAARLFSENGYEHTPLSQVAREAQVSKALVLWHFDSKEALFRAALGRTLEPYHLDLEDLEGLDERAQIELLMDRFFEFVRGNVYSVRFLFGLLIRPEPKRDDVIGRISDLYELFRSVLADIIERGRARGIFRADVNPRLDASLILVSLAGILIEQLMREQDESAALMDHLKQTVFRRLIA
- a CDS encoding vitamin B12-dependent ribonucleotide reductase; its protein translation is MAERAAKRETAAGTETVAAAPAREGLRFQRHFTSPDVAPFDAVAWERRSAVIQDEKGRVVFEQHDVEIPAAWSQLATNVVVSKYFRGAIGSPERESSVRQMIGRVVRTIRGWGEAQGYFATPADAEIFADELTHLLLEQKASFNSPVWFNVGIEAHPQCSACFILSVEDTMESILGWYRNEGIIFKGGSGAGVNLSRIRSSRERLAGGGTASGPVSFMRAADASAGVIKSGGKTRRAAKMVIINADHPDVMEFVRCKEEEEKKAWALIDAGYDASLDGPAYGSVFFQNANNSVRATDEFMQAAVENKPWQTRFVLDGQVCETMPARELLRAIAEATHVCGDPGMQFDTTINGWNTCANTGRINASNPCSEYMHLDNSACNLASLNLLKFLGDAGEFDVEGFRHAVDLLITAQDIVVDNSSYPTEAIGANARAFRELGLGYANLGAVLMSLGLPYDSEGGRQYAAAITALMCGEAYLQSARISGQLGPFAGYAVNREPMLGVIAKHRSCTHKLDPSLVPLELLTAARAVWDEAYAAGREHGIRNSQATVLAPTGTIAFMMDCDTTGVEPDIALVKYKKLVGGGMLKIVNTTVPRALKRLGYESKEVQEIVEYIDEHDTIEGAPNLKDEHLPVFDCAFKAARGQRSIHYLGHLRMMGAVQPFISGAISKTINMPHEATVDEIMEAYIAAWKLGVKAVAIYRDGCKRTQPLNTARSEKTLEVAAPVVEARPVRRRLPQDCRSVRHKFDIAGHEGYIHVGLFEDGSPGELFIKIAKEGSTISGLMDTIGILTSMALQYGVPLDVLVSKFSHVRFEPSGFTKNPEIPLAKSLIDYIFRFLGAKFLNPEQREAVGLALPDRGDSTAERMSAAPAPVGDHVVDGLGFSPQSDAPSCADCGSIMIRNGSCYKCLNCGATSGCS